The following proteins are co-located in the Vigna unguiculata cultivar IT97K-499-35 chromosome 9, ASM411807v1, whole genome shotgun sequence genome:
- the LOC114162342 gene encoding uncharacterized acetyltransferase At3g50280-like: protein MSTPAVRRISECFVKPQLCNQICNLTPWDIIMLSTNYIQKGLLFKKPANLVHDHDFIQNLLDNLKHSLSLTLSHFYPLSGRFVTHKTQNPPSCTVSVDCKNSDGARFIHATLDMTIADILSPVDVPPIVQSFFDHHKAVNHDGHSMPLLSIQVTELVDGVFIGCSMNHSVGDGTAYWNFFNTWSQIFQAQSEAENHEYDVPISRQPIHNRWFPHNCSPPISLPFKHHEEFIWRSETPLLRERFFHFSAESIAKLKAKANSESNTTTISSFQSLSALVWRSITRARSPPSEQKTTCRLAANNRPRMKPPVVEEYFGNCVHAVSAETTTGELLENGIGWAAGKLHVAVAELTDRVVVEFLEGWLGSPFIIQMGRYFDPYSLMMGSSPRFNMYGCEFGMGKAVAARSGYANKFDGKVSAYPGREGGGSIDLEVCLLPHIMSALESDQEFISAVTVFDPLLS from the coding sequence ATGAGTACCCCCGCCGTTCGACGCATTTCAGAATGCTTTGTGAAGCCTCAACTCTGCAACCAAATCTGCAATTTAACTCCTTGGGATATTATTATGCTTTCTACAAACTATATCCAGAAGGGTCTTCTCTTCAAGAAACCTGCAAACCTTGTTCATGATCATGATTTCATACAAAATCTGTTGGACAACCTCAAACACTCTCTTTCTCTTACCCTCTCCCATTTTTATCCATTGTCTGGTCGTTTTGTCACTcacaaaacccaaaaccctccCTCTTGTACTGTTTCTGTTGATTGCAAGAACAGTGATGGAGCTAGATTCATTCATGCAACTCTGGATATGACTATAGCTGATATCCTCTCCCCCGTTGACGTCCCACCCATTGTTCAATCATTCTTTGACCACCACAAAGCAGTCAACCATGACGGTCACTCCATGCCGCTCTTGTCCATCCAAGTCACTGAATTGGTCGATGGTGTTTTCATAGGTTGTTCAATGAATCACTCTGTCGGTGATGGCACTGCGTATTGGAATTTCTTCAATACATGGTCTCAGATCTTTCAAGCACAATCCGAAGCTGAAAACCATGAATACGATGTTCCCATCTCACGCCAACCCATTCACAATCGCTGGTTTCCACATAATTGTAGTCCACCAATCTCTCTTCCTTTCAAACATCATGAGGAGTTTATTTGGAGATCTGAAACGCCCCTGCTGAGAGAGAGATTTTTCCACTTTTCAGCAGAGTCTATCGCGAAACTGAAAGCAAAGGCCAACTCAGAATCCAATACCACAACAATCTCTTCATTCCAGTCACTATCAGCACTTGTTTGGAGATCGATAACTCGTGCGCGCTCCCCACCGTCTGAGCAGAAAACAACTTGCAGATTAGCCGCCAACAATCGACCAAGAATGAAGCCGCCTGTGGTAGAAGAATACTTTGGAAACTGCGTTCATGCAGTGAGTGCAGAAACGACAACAGGGGAATTGCTTGAGAATGGTATAGGATGGGCAGCAGGGAAGTTGCATGTGGCTGTTGCAGAGCTTACCGATAGAGTGGTGGTAGAATTTCTGGAAGGGTGGTTAGGTTCTCCTTTCATAATTCAAATGGGTCGTTACTTTGACCCGTACAGCTTGATGATGGGTAGTTCGCCCAGGTTCAACATGTATGGGTGTGAATTCGGAATGGGGAAAGCGGTGGCTGCTAGAAGTGGCTACGCAAACAAATTTGATGGGAAGGTGTCGGCATACCCAGGGCGTGAAGGAGGAGGAAGCATTGATTTGGAAGTTTGCCTTCTGCCACACATAATGAGTGCTTTGGAATCAGACCAGGAGTTCATCAGTGCTGTTACTGTGTTTGATCCCCTGCTGTCCTAG
- the LOC114162228 gene encoding uncharacterized acetyltransferase At3g50280-like, producing MVTPVVRRISECFVKPNDLTQVSNQICNLTPWDISMLSVHYIQKGLLFKKPATLVDEHDFIQNLLEKLKHSLSLTLSHFYPLSGRLVTHKTQNPPSYTVSVDCKNSDGARFIYATLDVTISELLSPVDTPPIFHSFFDHHKAVNHDGHTMPLLSIQVTELVDGVFIGGSMNHSVGDGTSYWNFFNTWSEIFEAQSQGQEYDVPILRQPIHNRWFPNDCSPPINLPFKHHDEFISRYEAPLVRERIFHFSAESIGKLKARANSESNSETTKISSFQSLSALVWRSIIRACSLAYEQKTRFNLTANNRGRMEPPLADEYFGNSVDKLSAETTVGELLENDLGWAAEKLNHAVTRHNDRKVLQLVQEWLQCPVIKKTSQPLEPYVVLISSSPRFNMYGSEFGMGKAVAVRSGYANKFDGKVTSFPGREGGGSIDLEICLLPHIMTSLESDMEFMNAVSVSNSLC from the coding sequence ATGGTTACTCCTGTCGTTCGACGCATTTCAGAATGCTTCGTCAAACCAAATGATTTAACCCAAGTTTCAAACCAAATATGCAATTTAACACCTTGGGATATTTCTATGTTGTCTGTGCACTATATTCAGAAGGGTCTACTCTTCAAGAAGCCTGCAACCCTTGTTGATGAACACGATTTCATACAAAATCTGTTGGAGAAGCTCAAacactctctttctctcacCCTCTCTCATTTCTATCCATTGTCTGGTCGCCTTGTTACCcacaaaacccaaaaccctccCTCTTATACTGTTTCTGTCGATTGCAAGAACAGTGATGGAGCTAGATTCATTTATGCAACTCTTGATGTCACCATATCTGAACTACTCTCCCCAGTAGACACCCCACCCATTTTTCACTCATTCTTTGACCACCACAAAGCAGTCAACCATGACGGTCACACCATGCCGCTCTTGTCCATCCAAGTCACTGAATTGGTCGATGGTGTTTTCATAGGTGGTTCCATGAATCACTCTGTGGGTGATGGCACATCGTATTGGAACTTCTTCAATACATGGTCTGAGATCTTTGAAGCACAATCTCAAGGCCAAGAATATGATGTTCCAATTTTGCGCCAACCTATTCACAACCGCTGGTTTCCAAATGATTGCAGTCCACCGATCAATCTTCCTTTCAAACATCACGACGAGTTTATCAGCAGGTATGAAGCGCCCTTGGTGAGAGAGAGAATCTTCCACTTTTCGGCAGAGTCTATAGGAAAACTGAAAGCAAGGGCAAACTCAGAGTCCAACAGTGAAACCACGAAAATCTCTTCGTTCCAGTCATTATCAGCACTTGTTTGGAGATCCATAATTCGAGCATGCTCCCTAGCATATGAGCAAAAAACACGTTTCAACTTAACTGCAAACAATCGGGGAAGAATGGAGCCGCCTCTGGCTGATGAATACTTTGGAAACTCGGTTGATAAGTTGAGTGCGGAAACGACAGTGGGGGAGTTACTTGAGAATGATCTAGGATGGGCTGCAGAGAAGTTGAACCATGCTGTTACAAGGCACAACGACAGAAAGGTGTTGCAATTAGTCCAGGAGTGGTTACAGTGTCCGGTGATCAAGAAAACTAGTCAGCCTTTGGAGCCGTACGTTGTGCTGATAAGTAGCTCACCAAGGTTCAACATGTATGGGAGTGAGTTTGGAATGGGGAAAGCAGTGGCAGTGAGAAGTGGATATGCCAACAAATTTGATGGGAAAGTGACATCATTTCCAGGTCGTGAAGGAGGGGGAAGCATCGACTTAGAAATCTGCCTTTTACCGCATATAATGACCTCTCTTGAGTCAGACATGGAGTTTATGAATGCAGTTTCGGTTTCCAATTCCTTATGCTAG